From a single Sander vitreus isolate 19-12246 chromosome 4, sanVit1, whole genome shotgun sequence genomic region:
- the pigu gene encoding phosphatidylinositol glycan anchor biosynthesis class U protein: MAAPLTLLLIVAVTIRAALYRSSLADLISERVEVVSPLTAWKRVVEGLALLDLGVSPYSGDVFHETPLIIYFFHFLVDYAEITFMLADVITAVALYMTVKDYNKQVFRKQKYALEADRYPLDCLELIRSPKEMYYIPLKVAMFYLLNPFTILSCVAKSTCGLNNAVIALFILSTIKGNVLLSAVFLSLATYQAIYPLTLCAAALLYLMQRQYIPVNYRRASFWWFIAQYAFMYLGSLFVIVCLSFFLLGSWDYLPSVYGFILSVPDLTPNIGLFWYFFAEMFEHFRLFFLCVFQINVFFYTIPLSIKLKEHPVFLIFMQLAVISIFKSYPTVGDIALYLAFLPVWSHLHRFLRNIFLVSCVLLACSALFPVLWHLWIYAGSANSNFYYAITLLFNVAQILLVSDYFYAFLRREHHLTYGLYLKRKDGSEATLVLK; this comes from the exons ATGGCGGCTCCCTTGACACTACTTTTGATTGTGGCTGTTACGATCCGTGCAGCGCTGTACAGATCCAGTTTAGCGGACTTAATATCGGAGAGAGTGGAGGTGGTGTCTCCGCTTACCGCCTGGAAGAGAG TTGTTGAAGGCTTGGCTCTGCTTGACTTGGGAGTCTCACCGTACTCTGGAGATGTTTTCCATGAG aCTCCTCTCATCATTTACTTCTTTCACTTTTTGGTGGACTATGCAGAGATAACGTTTATG TTGGCAGATGTGATCACTGCTGTGGCTCTCTACATGACAGTGAAGGACTACAACAAACAAGTG TTCAGAAAGCAGAAATATGCCCTGGAGGCAGACCGCTACCCCCTCGACTGCCTGGAGCTCATCAGGAGCCCCAAAGAAATGTACTACATCCCTCTGAAAGTAGCCATGTT TTACCTATTGAACCCGTTCACCATCCTGTCCTGCGTCGCCAAGTCAACCTGTGGCCTGAACAACGCCGTCATCGCCCTTTTCATCCTCTCTACAATCAAAG GAAATGTTTTGCTGAGCGCCGTATTTCTGTCCTTGGCCACATATCAGGCCATCTATCCTCTCACTCTGTGCGCCGCAGCGCTGCTCTATTTGATGCAG CGTCAGTACATCCCGGTGAACTACCGGCGGGCCAGCTTCTGGTGGTTCATTGCTCAGTATGCCTTCATGTACCTGGGCAGCCTGTTTGTCATCGTATGCCTCTCCTTTTTCCTGCTGGGCTCCTGGGACTACCTGCCGTCTGTCTACGGCTTCAT tcTCTCCGTACCAGACCTGACCCCGAACATCGGCCTCTTCTGGTATTTCTTCGCGGAGATGTTTGAACACTTCcgcctcttcttcctctgcGTCTTCCAGATCAACGTATTCTTCTACACCATCCCCCTGTCCATCAAACTCAA AGAGCATCCAGTGTTTCTGATCTTCATGCAGTTGGCTGTGATCTCTATCTTTAAGTCTTACCCCACTGTGGGAGACATCGCTCTCTACCTGGCCTTCCTTCCTGTCTGGAGTCACCTGCACAGAT TCTTGAGGAACATCTTCCTGGTGTCCTGCGTCCTGCTCGCCTGCTCGGCTCTGTTCCCGGTTCTCTGGCACCTCTGGATCTACGCCGGCAGCGCCAACTCCAACTTCTACTACGCCATCACACTGCTGTTCAACGTGGCGCAG ATTCTGCTGGTGTCGGATTATTTCTACGCCTTCTTGAGGAGAGAACATCATCTCACCTACGGATTGTATCTGAAGAGAAAAGACGGCTCCGAGGCTACACTAGttcttaaataa
- the psmf1 gene encoding proteasome inhibitor PI31 subunit: protein MAGLEVLYTCVGGSITCPQDAVVCFVHWEMIKNGYRCIGSGDEARSSDKKSELLPADWSSNKELYSLRYKAKDSDAQLLFKAIAVDSTLIFNLMNSGTQQVSDLTVNISDHVDADHLHTFDSVFKDVDSLSEKVKTQLLPPQDRPTGQRMSRRDTEDEEQRRRREDSDPLRIPNRQPRQGPPPHWADPMVPPFAAGGADLDPFGTRGGGGMIVDPLRSGYPRSGLDPSSGIPDILPPGAVPPGARFDPFGPPGRRRPGPDPDHMPPPGYDDMFM from the exons ATGGCAGGCTTGGAGGTGTTATATACGTGTGTCGGTGGCAGCATTACCTGTCCACAGGACGCCGTTGTGTGTTTCGTTCACTGGGAAATGATAAAAAATGGATACAGGTGCATCGGGTCTGGAGACGAG GCCCGCAGCAGTGATAAGAAGTCCGAGCTGCTGCCTGCTGACTGGAGCAGCAACAAGGAATTGTACAGTCTGCGATATAAAGCCAAAGACAGTGACGCCCAGCTGCTGTTCAAAGCCATCGCTGTCGACTCCACCTTGATCTTCAACCTGATG aaCTCCGGCACACAGCAGGTGTCAGACTTGACGGTGAACATCAGCGATCACGTGGATGCTGATCATTTGCACACATTTGACAG TGTGTTCAAGGATGTAGACAGTCTGTCAGAGAAGGTGAAGACTCAGCTGCTGCCCCCCCAGGACAGACCGACAGGACAGAGGATGAGTCGGAGGGACACGGAGGATGAGGAGCAGAGACGGAGAAGAGAGGACAGCGACCCCCTCCGCATCCCCAACAGACAGCCTCGTCAGGGACCCCCGCCACACTG GGCCGACCCCATGGTTCCTCCGTTTGCAGCTGGAGGAGCAGATCTGGATCCCTTCGG GACCCGTGGCGGTGGCGGGATGATAGTTGACCCGCTGAGGTCGGGGTATCCTCGCTCTGGGTTGGATCCCTCCAGCGGGATACCGGACATTCTGCCTCCCGGAGCTGTTCCCCCGGGGGCTCGCTTCGATCCGTTTGGACCCCCCGGACGACGCAGGCCAGG gccAGACCCAGACCACATGCCCCCACCGGGCTATGACGACATGTTCATGTAG